In Mus musculus strain C57BL/6J chromosome 1, GRCm38.p6 C57BL/6J, a single genomic region encodes these proteins:
- the Ccdc121 gene encoding coiled-coil domain containing 121, whose translation MLAQSPGDAPPPTPHLTILNTYLKPKLLTSLEKRVKRKTVVAMKELSQQIQETKCRRERLLKDSRQLLEEKYRVQAENQLFMEYLRKNKEQCEKKQEELWKQYVQECGEIERERQELASRYNQRNAALQAQLLQGRKTQKDLKQQLQALKPVYKIKEGQDVKIQTLEKEQEKVRSETATKDREAHFQFLREKALMEKELQEWHLMELGQINTTGLTRKYKALALAAKQAHSEFCGSLHRENQQLRKELQQLSQEYGRLDAVRSQLEKHRQLAKEQQWYLEALTRGRQRLQAERERHHRGHNPRLKEQRASKTMLSTKSKASSK comes from the coding sequence ATGCTTGCCCAGAGCCCTGGAGATGCACCCCCGCCAACACCACACCTTACTATTCTAAATACATATCTCAAGCCAAAGTTGCTAACGAGCTTGGAGAAACGGGTAAAAAGGAAGACAGTGGTGGCGATGAAGGAGCTGAGCCAGCAAATCCAAGAAACCAAATGCCGGCGGGAAAGGCTGCTGAAGGACAGCAGGCAGCTACTAGAGGAAAAATACCGTGTGCAGGCTGAAAACCAGCTTTTCATGGAATACCTGCGTAAAAATAAGGAACAGTGTGAGAAGAAACAGGAGGAGCTGTGGAAGCAGTACGTCCAAGAATGTGGCGAGATAGAACGCGAGAGACAAGAATTGGCATCCAGATACAACCAGAGAAACGCAGCTCTTCAAGCCCAGCTCCTGCAGGGCAGAAAGACCCAGAAGGATTTGAAGCAGCAGTTGCAGGCACTGAAGCCAGTTTACAAGATAAAGGAGGGCCAGGACGTGAAAATACAGACCTTggagaaggagcaagagaaagtccGAAGTGAGACTGCGACCAAGGACCGGGAGGCGCACTTCCAGTTCCTGCGGGAAAAGGCACTGATGGAGAAGGAGCTGCAAGAGTGGCATCTGATGGAGCTGGGGCAGATCAACACCACGGGGCTTACGAGGAAGTACAAGGCCTTGGCGCTAGCAGCCAAGCAGGCTCATTCTGAGTTCTGTGGCAGTCTCCACAGGGAGAACCAGCAGCTACGCAAGGAGCTTCAGCAACTGAGCCAGGAGTACGGCAGGTTGGATGCTGTGAGGAGCCAGCTGGAAAAGCACCGGCAGCTGGCGAAGGAGCAGCAGTGGTACCTAGAAGCCTTGACCAGAGGGCGGCAGCGGCTGCAGGCAGAACGCGAGCGCCATCATCGTGGTCATAACCCACGCCTCAAGGAACAGAGAGCTTCAAAGACCATGCTGAGCACCAAATCAAAAGCAAGTTCAAAGTAA